Below is a window of Lacrimispora xylanolytica DNA.
TTAGCACTCCCAAACGTTGAGTGCTAACAAAGCACTAATAAAGCATTAAGAAAGGAGAGTGGCAGTTTGAAGGATAAAGATCAGCTGGATGAGCGGAAGATAACCATATTAAAGGCCATCATTAAAACTTATCTGGAAACCGGAGAACCGGTTGGATCCCGAACCATATCAAAGTATACGGATTTGAATTTAAGCTCCGCCACAATCCGTAATGAGATGTCTGATTTAGAGGAACTGGGCTACATTGTTCAGCCTCATACTTCAGCAGGAAGAATTCCTTCCGACAGGGGATACCGATTCTATGTGGATCAGATCATGCTGGAAAAGGAAGAAGAAGTAACAGAAATCAAAGATATGATGCTAAAGAGAGTAGACCGTGTAGAGCTTATGTTAAAGCAGATGGCAAAGCTTCTGGCTCAGAATACCAACTATGCGGCTATGATCAGCGCTCCTCAGTATCAACGAAATAAGCTAAAGTTTATCCAGCTGTCAAAGGTAGATGAAGGAAAGCTTCTGGTGGTGATTGTCATTGAAGGCAATATTATTAAGAACACCATGATTCCCATTGATAAGGAACTGGATGACGAAGGATTGTTAAATCTAAACATTCTTTTAAATAGTGCCTTAAACGGACTGACCATAGAAGAGATTAATCTGGAAGTGATCAGCAGGTTAAAGGTTCAGGCAGGCCATCACAGTGAAGTGGTTGACCGGGTACTGACCGAGGTGGCAGCAGCCATTCGGGCAGATGATGAGGATTTACAGATTTATACCAGCGGAACTACTAATATTTTTAAATATCCGGAGCTGAGCGAGGGAGATAAGGCAAGCAGACTTCTTGGAACTCTGGAGCAAAAGGAGCTTTTGCAGGAGCTGGTTGATGATGTCAATGACTCGGAAAGCAATTCCGGTATCCAGGTTTATATCGGAGATGAAGCACCGGTTAAGGATATGAAGGACTGCAGCATTGTAACAGCCAATTACGAGCTTGGGGAAGGGTTACGAGGAACCATTGGAATCATCGGCCCTAAGCGAATGGATTATGAGAAGGTTCTCAGTACTCTGCGCAATTTAATGACGCAGCTTGATGTGATATTGAAAAAAGATGAAAGGTAAGGGTAAGAACATTGAGCATGGAAGATGTGAAAACAGAGGAAAAACTGGCAGATGAGATTTTGAATGAGGAAGATGCCGTTTCCGCTGAAAATGAGATAGAAGGCACAGAGCCCACAGCAGAAGAGACTGCATCTGAGAACGGGCAGAACGAAGAAGGAAGCACAAAAGGCGATACTGCAAAGAAAGGCTTCTTTGGTAAGAAAAAAGATAAGCCGGATCCAAAGGATGAAAAAATCGAGGAACTGACAGACCGTCTCCAGAGAAGTATGGCAGAATTTGATAACTTCAGAAAGAGAACAGAAAAAGAAAAGTCAGCCATGTTTGAAATCGGGGCAAAGGATATCATTGAACGAATCCTTCCCGTTGTTGACAATTTTGAACGAGGCCTTGCAGCCATTCCGGAAGAGGAAAAGGGATCTGCATTTGCTGAAGGCATGGAAAAGATTTACAAACAGCTTATGAAATCTCTGGAAGAAGCAGGAGTAAAGCCAATTGAAGCAGTTGGCCAGCCATTTGATCCAGATTTCCATAATGCAGTGATGCACATGGAAGATGAATCTCTGGGAGAGAATGTAGTTGCACAGGAACTTTTAAAAGGTTATACCTACCGGGATACTGTGGTGAGACATTCCATGGTACAGGTAGCTAATTAATAATAAAATATAAAAATCTGAAAACATGTTACATTTGTTTCATAAATTAGGAGGAAGAAAACTATGGGCAAGATCATTGGTATTGACTTAGGTACAACAAATAGCTGTGTAGCCGTTATGGAAGGCGGTAAGCCAGTTGTTATCCCTAACAGCGAAGGAGTAAGAACAACTCCATCTATCGTAGCATTTACAAAGAACGGTGAAAGATTAGTAGGTGAGCCTGCAAAGCGTCAGGCAGTAACAAATGCAGACCGTACCATCTCTTCCATCAAGAGACATATGGGTACCGATTACAAGGTAACCATTGACGGCAAGAACTACAGCCCTCAGGAAATCTCTGCTATGATTCTTCAGAAATTAAAAGCAGATGCAGAGGCTTACTTAGGTGAGAAGGTTACAGAAGCTGTTATTACCGTACCAGCTTACTTTAACGATGCTCAGCGTCAGGCAACCAAGGATGCTGGTAAGATCGCTGGTCTTGATGTAAAGCGTATCATCAATGAGCCGACAGCAGCAGCTTTGGCATACGGCCTTGACAACGAGCATGAGCAGAAGATCATGGTATACGACTTAGGCGGTGGTACCTTCGACGTATCTGCAATTGAAATCGGTGACGGCGTAATTGAAGTACTTTCCACCAACGGTGATACCCGCTTAGGTGGTGACGATTTCGATAACCGTATCACACAGTGGATGGTCGACGAATTCAAGAAAGCAGAAGGCGTTGATTTATCTGGTGATAAGATGGCTATGCAGAGATTAAAAGAAGCAGCAGAGAAGGCAAAGAAAGAACTGTCTTCCTCTACAACTACAAACATTAACCTGCCATTTATTACAGCAACAGCTGAAGGCCCGAAGCATTTAGATATGAACTTAACAAGAGCTAAATTTGACGAGCTTACCTTAGATTTAGTAGAGCGTACAGCAGTTCCAGTTCAGAATGCATTAAAAGATGCAGGCATTACATCTGCTGAATTAGGAAAAGTACTTTTAGTTGGTGGTTCTACCCGTATGTTAGCAGCTCAGGAAAAAGTAAAACAGCTGACAGGCAAAGAGCCTTCCAAGTCTTTAAATCCAGACGAGTGCGTAGCGATTGGTGCCAGCATTCAGGGTGGTAAGCTTGCAGGCGATGAAGGCGCAGGCGATATCCTTTTACTTGATGTTACTCCACTTTCCTTATCCATCGAGACTATGGGTGGCGTAGCAACAAGATTAATTGAGAGAAATACTACCATTCCGACAAAGAAGAGCCAGGTATTCTCCACAGCAGCTGACAACCAGACCGCTGTAGATATCCACGTTGTTCAGGGTGAGAGACAGTTTGCAAGAGATAACAAGACCTTAGGCCAGTTCCGTCTTGATGGAATTCCACCAGCAAGAAGAGGCGTTCCTCAGATCGAAGTTACCTTTGATATTGATGCCAATGGTATCGTTAACGTGTCCGCTAAGGATTTAGGAACAGGTAAGGAACAGCACATCACCATTACTTCCGGCTCCAACATGTCTGATTCTGATATCGACAAGGCTGTGAAGGAAGCGGCTGAATACGAGGCACAGGATAAGAAGCGTAAAGAAGGCATTGATGCAAGAAACGATGCTGACTCCATGGTATTCCAGACAGAGAAAGCTCTTCAGGAAGTTGGAGATAAGATCGACGCTAACGATAAAGCAGTAGTAGAAGCGGATTTAAATGCATTAAAAGAAGCCATCAACAGAGCTCCAATCGACGAGATGACAGATGCTCAGATCGAAGATATCAAGGCAGGCAAAGAAAAACTGATGACAGGTGCACAGGCTTTATTTGCTAAGGTTTATGAGCAGGCTCAGGGACAGGGTGCAGGTCCTGACATGAGTGCAGCAGGTGCTTCCTATGAAGACGGCGACGTAGTTGACGGAGAGTACAAAGAAGTGTAAAATAGTCTGGTCAGTTGACAGGGCTTTGGAGAAAGTGTTGTAGCGATACAGCACTTTTTCCGCAGGCATGAGTTCTTTTGTATAGCCCGGTAAAAACGTAGCTTACAGTTTGGGCTCTTATGTTCGGCAGGAGATGTCCTGCCGGGCTTCCTTAGTTTATGAAAGGTAGACCTAAGATGGC
It encodes the following:
- the hrcA gene encoding heat-inducible transcriptional repressor HrcA, giving the protein MKDKDQLDERKITILKAIIKTYLETGEPVGSRTISKYTDLNLSSATIRNEMSDLEELGYIVQPHTSAGRIPSDRGYRFYVDQIMLEKEEEVTEIKDMMLKRVDRVELMLKQMAKLLAQNTNYAAMISAPQYQRNKLKFIQLSKVDEGKLLVVIVIEGNIIKNTMIPIDKELDDEGLLNLNILLNSALNGLTIEEINLEVISRLKVQAGHHSEVVDRVLTEVAAAIRADDEDLQIYTSGTTNIFKYPELSEGDKASRLLGTLEQKELLQELVDDVNDSESNSGIQVYIGDEAPVKDMKDCSIVTANYELGEGLRGTIGIIGPKRMDYEKVLSTLRNLMTQLDVILKKDER
- the grpE gene encoding nucleotide exchange factor GrpE, translating into MADEILNEEDAVSAENEIEGTEPTAEETASENGQNEEGSTKGDTAKKGFFGKKKDKPDPKDEKIEELTDRLQRSMAEFDNFRKRTEKEKSAMFEIGAKDIIERILPVVDNFERGLAAIPEEEKGSAFAEGMEKIYKQLMKSLEEAGVKPIEAVGQPFDPDFHNAVMHMEDESLGENVVAQELLKGYTYRDTVVRHSMVQVAN
- the dnaK gene encoding molecular chaperone DnaK, coding for MGKIIGIDLGTTNSCVAVMEGGKPVVIPNSEGVRTTPSIVAFTKNGERLVGEPAKRQAVTNADRTISSIKRHMGTDYKVTIDGKNYSPQEISAMILQKLKADAEAYLGEKVTEAVITVPAYFNDAQRQATKDAGKIAGLDVKRIINEPTAAALAYGLDNEHEQKIMVYDLGGGTFDVSAIEIGDGVIEVLSTNGDTRLGGDDFDNRITQWMVDEFKKAEGVDLSGDKMAMQRLKEAAEKAKKELSSSTTTNINLPFITATAEGPKHLDMNLTRAKFDELTLDLVERTAVPVQNALKDAGITSAELGKVLLVGGSTRMLAAQEKVKQLTGKEPSKSLNPDECVAIGASIQGGKLAGDEGAGDILLLDVTPLSLSIETMGGVATRLIERNTTIPTKKSQVFSTAADNQTAVDIHVVQGERQFARDNKTLGQFRLDGIPPARRGVPQIEVTFDIDANGIVNVSAKDLGTGKEQHITITSGSNMSDSDIDKAVKEAAEYEAQDKKRKEGIDARNDADSMVFQTEKALQEVGDKIDANDKAVVEADLNALKEAINRAPIDEMTDAQIEDIKAGKEKLMTGAQALFAKVYEQAQGQGAGPDMSAAGASYEDGDVVDGEYKEV